aAGGGTATTGATAAAACCCTTTTTACATCAACAGTTGTCACAAAGTTCTTTACAGTATAACCTGGCCTAAACTCCCTAAGAAAAAGCATACCTTGTATTATACTGTGGCCTTCcatggagaaagaggagaaaagcCCTCATCATTAGTTTGAGGAAAATTTTGAATTAAACATATTCAATGGAGTACCGCCAAGggggcaggaggggagaggagaggatgatttTGGGTGACAGTCTGAGGAAAGAGACAGCATATTGGCCATTGGCACCAGGCCTCCCTCAGTGCCCCCTATGCCAGCGGGCATGGTGAGGGTTGTGGCCCAGGCCAGCTGCTGCTGGGTAGAGTTGTCCTCCTCACTGTGACAGTACGGTTGGAGAGCACCACTGCTCCAGTATCCAGGGGGTGATCGGTGCCAAGCCAACACACCaggcaccagacagacagacgttatTATAACTGCAGTAAAACACAGTGGTGGAGTAAATAAGTAAAATATTCTAATTGAGTGGTAAAGGGAATATTCCATATATCTCTCTATAGCAAAATACTGAACATTAAAAAGATCTTAATGAAGGGCATGAAAGATTATTTCATTTGTAGTGGTTATTTTGGACAGATATTTATACAGTATACATGGCTTTTTTTGAGTGCTGTTGAAGTCTGTATACTAAACAGAACCTTTCTCTCAGACGACAACGAGAACTCCAAGTGGGACAGGAAGGGGAACCAGACTGAGAACACAGAGGACCCGGAGACAGACAGTAAAAAGCAGCAGCAGGGCCAGTCGTCCTCAGAGCAGGAGATGAGGCgtcaggaggagggagacagCTCCTCCAACCCAGAGAGCCAGGAGAGCGAGGACGATCTGGAGCCCAGCGACTGTGAGGTGGAGACCAAGGAGGGCAGACTGGGCCGGCTGGAGGACCTGCACATCAAGGTGGAGCACTACGGAGACGGAAACGGAGGGGTGGACCTGCACGACTCGCCGTCCTCCTCTGAAGAAGAGGAAGATGATGATGACGATAAGGAAGATGACGACAGCTTCAAAGACTGTGACAGCGCCACCGAGACTCTCGCCGCCCCCGCTGCCAGTAAGCAGCAGAAACGTAAGAAGAGGAGGAAAAAGCAGAAATGGGACGGTAGTCGTCCTAAACGCCTGTGCCTCTCCTCTGCCACCCCCAGCTCTAACACCTTTGTTGGGGCTGTCCCCCTCCTGCCGCCCCCCTCCCCTGCCAGTGCCTCTGTGCTCAAGATCAAAACGGAAATGTCCGAGCCCATCAACTTCGACAATGACAGCATCATCTGGAACTACCCACCCAACAGAGAGATCTCCAGGAATGAGTCTCCCTACAGCATGACGAAGCCCGTCCCAGCCCACGATACCTTCCCCTCCCCACAGCCTGGTAGTCTGCAGGTCTCCATCCCAGACTCAGTGCTCACTCCCCCAGGAACAGAGGGGGGCAGTGGGGGTGCAGGTACCAGGAAGGGCGTACCCCCCTCCTTCAGCGGTTATAGCAGCGCCCCCTCCTCGGCCTCCAGCGCCGCCAGCCTGGCCCCTCCCTCCGGCTCTGGGTCCTCCTCCGACCCCCTGTCCCCGCCCCTCTCGGCCTCGCCGCGCGACAACCAGCAATGTCAGAGCACCCCCACCACGTCCGGCTCCTCCCTGCTGTACACCAGCGACCTGGAGGCCCTGCAAAGGCTACAGGCCGGGAACGTGGCGCTTCCACTAGTCCAGCGGGTCACCGGCACCCTCGCCACGACCAGCACTGCTGCCTCACGGGTCTACACCACTGGCACCATCCGCTACGCCCCTGCCGACGTCACTCTGGCCATGCAGGCAGGCGCCAACCTGCTGCCCCACAATGTGGCCCACACTATGAACTTTGTGGATGTCAACGGTAGCCCCAGCTTCAGCATTGACCCCAAGACGCCCATGGAGATGCTGTATCATCACGTCCACCGGCTCAACATGGCTGGCCCTTTTGGGGGTACCATGTCCGGCGCCAGCCTCACCCAGATGCCAGCAGCCAATGTATTCACCACCGCCGAGGGACTGTTCTCCACTCTTCCAttccctgtctacagtaacgggATACACACCACACAAACTCTGGAGCGCAAAGATGATTAGAGCAAAACACCAAGACCATATTACTGTGTTCAACTGTCAAAGACTCTTTGAGGCATAAGACTGTGTTTCAAGTGGAAAATAAATATATTCTAGCATTTTGAATTTGAGCAATTGAGCTTGTGTACTAGAAATGAATGGCTCCATGTCTTTCTATCCTTTTCTCTCTATTGACTCCCAATCTATCAATATCTTGTCCTCTTCTTGCTCCTCTTACAGTACTATCAATTATATTTTCTCTGATCAAACTAAACTGACTATTGTTTATTGTAAAGAATTCATTTTTGTCTACAGAGAATTCATATTACCGTTGGTCTCCTACTGGAGTCTTGGGTAACCTACTTTTTATTTGAGTTGATTATGTTGCATCTTTATGAAGATGTCTATTGTATTTAAAGAGTGATGGTGGAAGATATATTTCTATGGAAAGAAACCCTTGGATGGTTTTGCTTCATATCTTGATGTGATTACGGTTGACTATGACAAAAGGATGTTACTCTGTTTGACATTGTCATAGAAATAACCTTAAGAAATACGTTTTAAGGTTAGATCATAATAAGGGTATAGTAGTTTATTTTATAAttaattttgttttatttttttatagaaCAGATTTAACTTGCAAATCAAGCATTAAAAAAAGCAATTTTAGCAGGGTATTTCCCTGTGAATAGAATGTTATAAATCCCAGGACTTTGGAACAAGTACAGGTCAGTAGGAGATACAAGTATTCCCCCGGTTCCATTTCCTTGGttatgtctcaaatggcaccatattccctatatattgcattacttttgaccagggcacatagggctctggtcaaaagtagtgcactatttagggaataggatgccatttggaacgcactcATCTTCTGCAGATCCATGGTGCTACTGTTCCATCAAGTTACTACCCTCCTTCAGCGGGCTGATGTAGGTTCTTCTGTTCCACAGCTCTCTCACAGAGATGAGTGATTGAGTGACAGCTGGGGAGAGTCAAACCTCTAATCAACATATTTTTGTGTTCATTACTACTCCCCTCAGTCAAGTTCAAGGGCTCAATCAGATTGGGCCTGAAGGATAGAATATACCTATATGGAGCAGGTTGATTTTGTTTGTAATTTTTGAAAACTAGATCACTTTCTAGTCTCAGTGTAACAGAGGCTAATTTGCATCATTAACTTGAAAAATGAATGTTTAACTTTGACTGGCTTCTGTCAGTTGTTTTTTCTACTCTACCCTTCCTCTTTCTTTTACATCCTAAACCTCACTACTATCAACGTCAGTCTCCCAAATCCGTTCTTCCATCAGCCATTGTCCGATTCCTGAAATCACATATCAAGGAGATTGTAATAAAGACATGCGTTTCAATCAAAACGGaatatgtttttggaaaaatcaCATTCCCTAATTTTTCTCTGTTGCCAAAAAAGTTATCTCACAGTTTGGTGTTAAGAACACTGTGATTGCTgtttttaaaaaaattataaaatggaAAAACTGTCACTTAATCTTTTGACAGCCATCCATCAAGTAATCTATTACCAAGCGTGATAACTGTAAACGTGTACAATGTGTAAGTGTCACTGGCTGTCAGTCTCCATAGCGATTTCAGTGTGTGTTACTATATGCAGTGTTACTGAGCTGATGTAGCTGTTTTGTCCTTTGTCTTCTCTGTGCTTTATCTGTAGTCTGGGGTTGGACAGGGAACGTGTGtaaccctctccttctcctctgcagTCTTAGTGAACCTGTGGAGGTTAGTGGATTTCGTGTGGTGACCTTCCAATGTAGCGTCACCTTTTTGCTGCTTCCTTTTGTCTATATTTCTTTCTGTTTCTGCTGTTTGCTTTGCTGTTGTGTAGTCTACAGACCTCTCTTTCTCTGAGAGATAAAAGACTCTTAACTAGCTCAAAGGTTTAAGGAGCCATTTTTTGCCATTGAGGAATTCTGGGTTAACAGTTTCCAGCTTGCATTTACCTACCCTACAAAAAGCTAAAGTAGCATTTAGATGTATCTTCTAGACTGGAACCATAAAAGCCTCAGTTGTGAAACATTCCCAGAGTCCCTTGTGCTTCTTGTATGCATTGGGTGTATTTCATTGGTTTCCACCAAACCTGTTGACTTCAAGGACCATGCAACTCACAGGACAAAAAGATGATGGTAGTATTTCAGGACAATAAACCATTTTAAAGATTTCTAAAgaaatgaaaataaaaaatatttcgcACTATAAATCTATTTTTATAGATGTTTTGGAAATGCATGTTTACTAAGTTGATTGTTAGTTTACTTGATTTCATTCGGTCCAGCAGCTTTGTCTCAACGTTCAGTGTTTTTTAGTCTGTCCAACAAAGGGAGGGGGAGCCTTTGTCTTTTGAACTGAATCAGGCTACTTCCCTACATCAGGAAACAGTGTCTGTACTTTCTGTGTAGATGTGTTGTTAATCAAATCCAGGTCatgaaataaatgtttaaaaaatgaataaaaaatgaacgTTTGGGGTTGGATGATTGGAATGCTGGAATGGTTGCAGGGGAGCTTGGTATCACCACGTGAGATTGATTCTATCCTATACGTTAGTGTTTTCTATGACGTAGTAAAGCGGGAGGAGACTGTCGGGTCGGGGGCACAGCTCACTTAAACAGACACTGTGGACGGACCAGGAAATACACCCATATGTTACAACAGCAGGATGAGCTGTTTTAATGTCTCTGTGTTGTGTCAAAATGAATTGCTGGTGATTTAAACTTAAACTAATCTCAGCTACTGTCAGATACATAGTGTTTAAAGTTTAAATATGAAAAATGACTTCATTACCTGTGaagactgtgtctgtgtttttaacAATTTCTTGTACAATTATACAGATTATTTTAAGAGAAACCAAGTAGATGAATACTACAGGAGAAGGGGATTCTCTTAGTATCAATGTTAACAGTGTTATAAATTCCATAtacaaacaaattaaaatattaaAAAGAGAACTATGGTACATTTATTATttttgatttagattttttttgaagaaaaacaacaactaacTGAAGCTAACTTTGAGTGCCTggcttattttgtaaatattttttttaaacatttttatttccattttttaataatgctgcaatttcagaaatgtacatacttCATTTTACAACAGGGTTATTTTATACTTTTGTAGGTTTCCatctgttcaaataaacctgtcaccatcatccATGGTTGATTTCTGTCTGTAACACCTTTTTTACCATCTAACAGGTGCCATATTCATAATAAACTTCTCAAAGATTTGTTAATATCTGGCATAATTTATTTTACGTTCAGCCATGTCAATGAATGCCCTACACCTCAGTAAGCTGCCTcagtttttctttctttctgcctTTCTTTTCTGATCTTGCTTGAACAAAATGGTACTGGTCTAATGCTTTTCCTAGTTGGAATCTGTGTACATTGCTGGGACATCCATTCAGGTACTGTATGTTCACACTTAAAAATCCTGCCATAATGGTAGCTATGTCAGACCACAGTCTGGGCTCATTCCCCTCCAATCAGAATACGTTGGTCATTATTTAATGTAGTCTGATTGGTCACATCATTAATCAAAGGGCAGCTACTACTGGTTGTTACACTACACTGATTTAATTCACATTGTCACTTAGATAAAAGCACACACAGTATTATGTTAGCTCACCCATGGATAAAATAACATTACTGTGATCATGTCCGAAATAGTTTAACAACAGGATAAATTAACCGACTATCATCACATGGAAcaatactcacacacacattatcttGGACGGACAATCTTACGATCTTGTCAATATCATTGTGGTATAACACCAGTTTAAAGCTGAAACTGTCTTTCAAACTATGTCCTCTACAATGTTTTGTCTCTCATTTTGTTTGCCCAGTATCATATATAGAGAGACGTCTAGTGTAAATGCATCGAAAACAATGAGGTCTTAAGAAATGACATAGTTATCTGCAGATACGTTTGATTTGAGTAATGAGTCAACCATTAGACTAAGGCACCAAGCagaagaaaatgtaaaaaaaaaaatgtgaacaCTTTCCCCAGATATTGCAGACAAGGCCTGTCTAGAAAAAGGATGCCCAAGCCATCAAATGTCTCTCTATTGGTGTTTTTTTAATGAGCATAATCTGTTAATATCATTTATCATAATGTGATAAATGACTAACTACATCTGTAATAAATGCAGTAAATTATATGATCATTTTGAGTGATTTTCTTCTTTTTTCTTTTAACTCAACTGTTGTTTCGGAAATCTGGTAACTTTCATGTTTCGGAACCTGGTAATAACAATTTTTTAGGTGCTACACCTGGTAAATGAACTGGCCCCCTATGAGAACAGCAAGTCTGACGTTGGTTCCATGATCATTTGAATGCAAggccggctccaggcataagcgacatTTTGGGGGGGACTCAGTTCGGGTCTCAACCGTAGAGATCCTATTACATTACTACAGGGGCTATGTCATAAACCATAAAAGTTCCATAATGGGGCAAAAATGGCAGCAATCTTGGTCAGAGAGAAATCcaaaaccagtctaattggaatacatggcagtagaggcataggtgatgcatttcctgcttttacttaTGCTATTataggcactacagagggtagtgcgattatatgatacaatatcagtactTGTATTTCcaacttgtctaagtcctatcatcaactgatttcagccagtgtacggctgtggattgactgcattgtttgaatggaatgttgaCATATTGGCAATTAATTTGAAAAAGTCATTGGCTGgggtctcactcagatatcattaacatggcataagtcatggcaaaatgtgtagaattgcaggaaattagctttaaaactgcaaaaaaatatcTCCACCCCAtgccaaaatgtgtagaactgcagaaaacatgctttaaaactgcaagcATTCCTCTCTGCGCCATGGCAGAATTAGTCgaattgcatgaaatttgttACAAAATTGCAAAAATGTCTCTCCGCCCCTTGGCAGAgtgggtagaattgcaggaaatgtgctttaaaactgaaaacatttctctctgccccattgcaaaatgagtagaattgcatgaaattgtACACAAAAAATCTCCGTCCATCACAAAATGTGCAGAACTGCAGAAAACTTGCTTTAGAACTTTTAAAAAAAGTTATTACTTGGCCAATTAAAAAATGTGTCGAATTACATACAATTTGTTATAAAATTGTCAAAATATCTCTCCGCTTCAtaaaaaaatgtgtagaaatgCAAAAAACTTGCTAGAAACCTGCAAAAATGTATCTCTGACCCATGGCAAaattagtagaattgcatgaaatgtgttataaaattcataaatgttctctctgccccatggcaaaatgtgtagaactacagaaaacttgctttaaagCTTCAACATTTTTTCTACACCCCATGGCAACATGTGTAGAACTACAAttaaaatgtgctttaaaactgcaacattttctctacgcccattggcaaaatgtgtagaattgcaggaaatgtcaaATTAAATCTTCTCGCCGCTGTCAAGAGGGGGGCCACAAAAACATTTTGCCCACTTGGTGGGGGCCCCCAACCAAAACTTGCTTAGGGCCGCCAAAAGGCTGGAGCTGGCCCTATTCAAATGTGAGACCCCTGACTTAAAGGCTGTTTAATATTGAACCCGTTTTGATATGCATGATCagagacctatatccatcctgccctgcctttctaaagtattcaaaagccaagtgaacaaacagatcaccgaccatttagaatcccaccgtaccttctccgctatgcaatctggtgtccgagctggtcacaggtgcacctcagccacgctcaaggcctaaacgatatcataaccgccatcgataaaagacatccttggctttggcgatgtcatctacaaaatagcctccaacactccacTCAGCAAATTGGTATCAGTCTATCACAGctccatccgttttgtcaccagagccccatatactacccaccgctgcgacctgtatgcatatcgttggctggtcctctctacatattcgtcgccaaacccactggctccaggtcatcgataagtccatgctaggtaaagctccgtcttagctcagctcactggtcaccatagcaacacccacccatagcaggcgctccagcaggtatatttcactggtcacccccaaagccaacacctcctttggccacctttccttccgattctctgctgccaatgactggaacgaattgtaaaattcactgaagttggagacttatatctccctcacaaactttaagcgtcagctgtcagagcagcttaccaatcactgcagctgtacacagcccatctgtaaatagcccatccaaccaactacctacctcatcccctatttgtttttgtttttctgctcttttgcacaccagtatttctacttgcacatcctcatctgcacatatatcactccagtgtaaattgctaaattgtaatgacTTCgatactattggcctatttattgtcttacctcgttacttcatttgcacacactgtatacagatttttctattgtggtattgactacgtttgtttatcccatgtgtaactgtgttgttgtttttgtcgcactgctttgctttatcttggccaggtcacagttgtaaatgagaacttgttctcaactggcctacctggttaaataaaggcgaaataaaaaaataaaaaatatattggatCACTGTAAATATATTTGTTGAATCAATCAATGGACAGACAGATAACTATATAGACAACACTGACTATGTCAATCTACACTCTaagatgttgtctttgtgtccAACTCCAACTGTTGACCATCTGTCAATCTTCCTGCCATGATTTCAGACAGCAGTGAGGAGAGGTCATATCATAGCAGAAGCGCGATAAGGCTATCCAGActattttaaatattttacacTATTTGAAATGAGGGTTATGAAAGATCACAGGGCAGAGAGAAACTATGAATCTGAAGCTTCTCTAATGGCCTGAAGCTGTCCATCTCAGAACTCATCCAACCAGGCCAACCTTCTGATTCTGATTTAGAATTTCACAGTGTTCTGTTTGTACACTAGAATAATGGGTGAGCTTTCTAGTGTACAGCTGAAAAAACTGATATAACAGATATATCCACCATTTTAATCAGCAGAGAAAAATCACTACACAAACAGGAGAGCTTAAAATGAAGTTAGTTTTCATTAGTTTCATTGCAATTTAATTGCTTTGTCCCTGGTTACATATTTATATTTCGGTCAAAGTTATGAAGCTCTTCTTGCATTATTCACAATCATCAAGGGACATTGTACATACACATAAAACATAAACCCTAACTATAAGGTGAAAACATGCATCAAATCATGTTAATTTTATTTATGAAAGGAATAGAAATACTCAAACATTGTAGTATGCTTCCGAATTTAAAATGAATTTGATTTTAACACTTTGGTGGCACTTTACAATATGTGTCCCTAATTTATTTACATGGTAGTTACCCTAGATTTTAGAATTATTTTTGACCACTCAGTTATCTCATTTGTGTTTAAGATTAGTAAGATTAGCAAATCTTTAGAAATGTACAGGAATAAGAGGACCATCACTAGACGCTATTCAATCAATATTGGCAATACGGGGATAATTCATGCAGGCTACTACAGTAGATTCAGAGAGAATGTTTGAATTAATACAAACCTACTGTTGAGTATATTTGTATTGTATTCTTTCAGTGCACCTAGTTACAGGAATTGGTTGAAAAGGGTTTCATGAATtccctccccttcctactgcATGACATCTCCCCAAAGCGGTGTAACCACCTTTTATGGGAAAATAAGCTACACAAGGTGCAAGTGGGACATCTAGTGGGCAAATACATAAGTGCATAACAGACACAGTAAGTTATCAATTtttaactgggtggttcgagccctgaatgctgattggctgaaagctgtggtatatcagaccataatACCACGGGTATTGAAAAACAGCTATTTTTAATCTTCCAATTAGGTTATTATAACAATAAATTTGAGGTATATGTGGTCTATAGCCACAAAACAAATTTTGCCTCAGGGGCAGCATTAAGTCTTCAACAAGGTCCGGGGCCGCGCTGAAAACGCGTTGTATTTCCTCGTCAAAATATGCACAAGATAGTCCTCTATTCCATAAGGAATATGGCtagggatcaaatcaaatcaaattgtattggtcacatacacatatttagcagatgttattgcgggtgtagcaaaatgcttgtgttcctatctccaacagtgcagtaatatctaacaatgcacaacaatacacacaaatctaaaaataaaagaatggaattaagaaatatataaatattaggatgagcaatatcggagtggcattgactaaaatacagtagaatacagtatatacat
This Salvelinus fontinalis isolate EN_2023a chromosome 16, ASM2944872v1, whole genome shotgun sequence DNA region includes the following protein-coding sequences:
- the LOC129812496 gene encoding neuronal PAS domain-containing protein 3-like, with translation MSLSLCVPPSLQVELTGSSVFDYVHPGDHVEMAEQLGMKLPPGRGLLSQSTATEDGASSASSSSHAETPEPVESTSPTLLPPDNILERSFFIRMKSTLTKRGVHIKSSGYKVIHVTGRLRIRMALTHSRSVPIQIMGMVVVAHALPPPTINEVRIDCQMFVTRVHMDLNIVYCENRISDYMDLMAVDIVGKRCYQFIHAEDVDGIRHSHLDLINKGQCVTKYYRWIQKNGGYIWIQSSATIAINAKNGNEKNIIWVNYVLSNPEYKDTPMDIAQLPNLPEKASESSETSDSESESKDNSDDNENSKWDRKGNQTENTEDPETDSKKQQQGQSSSEQEMRRQEEGDSSSNPESQESEDDLEPSDCEVETKEGRLGRLEDLHIKVEHYGDGNGGVDLHDSPSSSEEEEDDDDDKEDDDSFKDCDSATETLAAPAASKQQKRKKRRKKQKWDGSRPKRLCLSSATPSSNTFVGAVPLLPPPSPASASVLKIKTEMSEPINFDNDSIIWNYPPNREISRNESPYSMTKPVPAHDTFPSPQPGSLQVSIPDSVLTPPGTEGGSGGAGTRKGVPPSFSGYSSAPSSASSAASLAPPSGSGSSSDPLSPPLSASPRDNQQCQSTPTTSGSSLLYTSDLEALQRLQAGNVALPLVQRVTGTLATTSTAASRVYTTGTIRYAPADVTLAMQAGANLLPHNVAHTMNFVDVNGSPSFSIDPKTPMEMLYHHVHRLNMAGPFGGTMSGASLTQMPAANVFTTAEGLFSTLPFPVYSNGIHTTQTLERKDD